A stretch of Carnobacterium iners DNA encodes these proteins:
- a CDS encoding ISLre2 family transposase: protein MDNIISKLYEIIKESSDLIATEESIQLYMYEVFTELLGDIFIHVNQTIKEQKQQEGWKVKREDWKTVQFIFGPVRYRRTLMADQENQNHYPLDEWLGIRKYQRHSPLVEVKVAELASKCTYRDTAETLKEWTAVAMSHQTVGSLLKRVGEAQAREDEEMVIELEESAALPGGKKVDYFYAEADGVFVRGTTKKKSLEVHHALVYEGWQKNGKRVSLKEPKAIMTTKKTAGFWAEVQAFTATHYALQHAQIITNSDGGPGYTADKFQETFSQSNYPVLNQLDAYHIFQGLNRAFGVQSNLFKQNIHQALKKHDLEALTIWLDTYESTLEETQAVEKLASFRTYLLRNWDRIFDWREKVEQVPKDARGLGAMESNQRHISFRMKKRGMHWSEVGCEAMVKVKQGILNQTLREAYLHQQTRSTRQQRKVKQTVRVSSLMHQKTRQSVGAKKGTIPLYAPHSSAMGQLIKSFR, encoded by the coding sequence ATGGATAACATTATATCAAAATTATACGAAATAATAAAGGAATCAAGCGATTTAATTGCTACAGAAGAATCTATTCAGCTTTATATGTATGAAGTATTTACGGAATTATTAGGAGATATATTTATACACGTAAACCAAACGATTAAGGAACAAAAGCAACAAGAAGGATGGAAAGTAAAGCGAGAAGATTGGAAAACAGTCCAATTTATTTTTGGGCCTGTCCGTTACCGTCGTACTTTAATGGCAGATCAAGAGAATCAAAATCATTATCCATTAGATGAGTGGTTGGGGATTCGAAAATACCAACGTCATAGTCCGCTCGTAGAAGTCAAAGTAGCAGAGTTAGCCAGTAAGTGTACCTATCGGGACACCGCTGAAACACTGAAAGAATGGACAGCAGTAGCGATGAGCCATCAAACAGTAGGCAGCCTCCTTAAACGAGTGGGAGAAGCACAAGCGCGTGAAGACGAAGAAATGGTGATTGAGCTAGAAGAGTCAGCAGCGTTACCAGGAGGAAAAAAAGTCGATTATTTCTATGCCGAAGCAGATGGTGTATTTGTCCGTGGGACAACAAAGAAAAAAAGTTTAGAGGTTCATCATGCACTTGTTTATGAAGGCTGGCAGAAAAATGGAAAGAGAGTCTCCTTGAAGGAGCCTAAAGCCATTATGACGACTAAAAAGACGGCTGGTTTTTGGGCAGAAGTACAAGCTTTTACAGCGACTCATTACGCGTTACAACACGCTCAAATCATTACCAATAGCGATGGTGGACCAGGCTATACCGCAGATAAATTCCAAGAAACTTTTTCGCAGTCGAATTATCCCGTGTTGAATCAATTAGACGCTTATCACATCTTTCAAGGCCTGAACCGTGCTTTTGGTGTACAAAGTAATCTCTTTAAACAGAACATTCATCAAGCGCTTAAAAAACATGATTTAGAGGCCCTAACGATCTGGTTGGACACTTATGAAAGTACCTTAGAAGAAACACAAGCAGTAGAAAAACTGGCTAGTTTTCGAACTTATCTTTTAAGAAATTGGGATCGGATTTTTGATTGGCGAGAAAAAGTAGAACAAGTACCGAAGGATGCCAGAGGTTTAGGCGCAATGGAATCGAATCAACGCCATATTTCTTTTCGGATGAAAAAACGTGGAATGCATTGGAGCGAAGTCGGTTGTGAAGCCATGGTGAAAGTGAAACAAGGGATCTTAAATCAAACGTTACGTGAAGCATATCTTCACCAGCAAACTAGAAGTACAAGACAACAACGTAAGGTGAAACAAACCGTTCGTGTATCGTCTTTAATGCATCAAAAGACGCGTCAGTCAGTTGGGGCAAAGAAAGGAACGATTCCGTTGTATGCCCCTCATTCTTCAGCAATGGGGCAGTTAATTAAAAGTTTTCGATAA
- a CDS encoding phosphatase PAP2 family protein: MAILVLLFSFFLIWKSKKTNLAIWYILQSILGAGALNVLVKLIFQRERPAIEHLIMQGGFSFPSGHAMGSMICYGGFAFLIFHLYKKSTLSFIALIAAVLLILLIGLSRIYVGVHFPSDIIGGYLLGASWLALLIALFSKFIK, encoded by the coding sequence ATGGCAATTTTAGTTTTATTGTTTAGCTTTTTTCTTATTTGGAAGTCTAAAAAAACAAATTTAGCTATTTGGTATATTTTACAATCTATTTTAGGAGCTGGCGCTTTAAACGTACTGGTAAAACTTATTTTCCAGCGTGAACGGCCTGCTATCGAACATTTAATTATGCAAGGAGGATTTAGTTTTCCAAGTGGACATGCTATGGGTTCAATGATTTGTTATGGAGGGTTCGCTTTCTTAATCTTTCATCTTTACAAAAAAAGTACGTTATCTTTTATTGCTCTAATCGCTGCTGTTTTGCTTATCTTATTAATTGGCTTAAGTAGAATTTACGTTGGTGTACACTTTCCTTCTGATATTATAGGAGGCTATTTATTAGGTGCTTCATGGTTAGCACTACTGATTGCTCTATTTTCAAAATTCATAAAGTAG
- a CDS encoding class I SAM-dependent methyltransferase, whose translation MIENALRYSHTLLKNTIINGDTVIDATVGNGGDTILLAKLVGETGHVFGFDIQTQAIKTTKEKLMLTSLLEQVSLYNEGHENLNHFIPENTEIAAAVFNLGYLPKGDKKIITKGETTIQAVELILPRLRKGGLLLLTVYSGHPGGELEKSAIVDFTKDLTQDSYTVLYYGFINQKNAPPFLIAIEKK comes from the coding sequence ATGATTGAAAATGCACTTCGCTACAGTCATACTCTTTTAAAAAATACGATTATCAATGGCGATACCGTTATTGATGCTACTGTTGGAAATGGCGGGGATACTATTTTGTTAGCTAAATTAGTTGGCGAAACTGGTCATGTTTTTGGTTTTGACATTCAAACTCAAGCTATTAAGACAACGAAAGAAAAATTAATGCTAACTAGTCTTTTAGAGCAAGTTTCTCTTTACAATGAAGGTCATGAAAATCTAAATCATTTTATACCAGAAAACACTGAAATTGCTGCTGCTGTTTTTAACTTAGGCTATTTGCCTAAAGGAGACAAGAAAATTATAACCAAAGGTGAAACAACTATCCAAGCAGTAGAACTAATTTTACCTCGTCTGAGAAAAGGTGGCTTACTGTTATTAACGGTCTACTCTGGCCATCCAGGTGGAGAACTAGAAAAGTCAGCAATTGTAGATTTTACTAAGGATTTAACCCAAGATTCATATACTGTTTTATACTACGGTTTTATTAACCAAAAGAATGCTCCACCTTTTTTAATTGCTATTGAAAAAAAATAA
- a CDS encoding MDR family MFS transporter yields the protein MERNKKQTNVKIVTLAIFVATFMTAVEGTIVSTAMPTIIGSLEGIAIMNWVFSIYLLTNAIMTPIYGKLSDMIGRKPILIIGLLIFVIGSSLCGLSQSMSQLILFRAIQGIGAGAIMPVTSTIIADIYPLEKRAKIMGFNGAAWGIAGIFGPLLGGFIVDILSWHWIFYINVPIGIITIILVALFLHEDFSYERKAIDYLGSLTLTGTLLFALYGIQVIGDKGVFEFSLLIWFVFAVLSFIAFIYVEKRAVDPILPLSLFSNRTFVIQNLVAALVSGFLIGVDVYIPMWMQGLKGLKAALGGFAITPMSFTWVLGSFIAGQLMFKQPVKTILTSSLVIISISALIITQLPLATPFYVFLLVTALIGLGMSLAITTTTVTIQNIVPKNQIGVATSVNTLFRILGQTIMISIYGIILNKRMAEQLIIQQSAGVESKMMNELINPLTAINLDPDLLPILRNILYVGVHDVFFYGFITVALALVINQFDKRINIY from the coding sequence ATGGAAAGAAATAAAAAACAAACAAATGTAAAAATTGTAACACTAGCTATTTTTGTAGCAACCTTTATGACTGCTGTTGAAGGTACGATTGTATCGACGGCTATGCCTACTATTATAGGAAGCCTTGAAGGAATCGCTATTATGAACTGGGTATTTTCTATTTACTTATTAACAAACGCTATTATGACGCCAATATATGGTAAGTTATCGGATATGATTGGAAGAAAACCAATATTAATTATTGGATTACTTATTTTCGTTATTGGTTCATCTTTATGTGGTCTCTCACAATCAATGAGCCAACTTATTCTCTTTAGAGCGATTCAAGGAATTGGTGCGGGAGCTATCATGCCGGTAACATCTACGATTATCGCTGATATTTATCCTTTGGAAAAACGAGCAAAAATCATGGGCTTTAATGGAGCAGCATGGGGAATAGCTGGCATTTTCGGACCTTTATTGGGTGGGTTTATAGTAGATATTTTAAGCTGGCACTGGATTTTCTATATCAATGTCCCAATCGGTATTATAACTATTATTTTAGTAGCTCTATTTTTACATGAAGATTTTTCTTATGAAAGAAAAGCAATCGATTATTTAGGTAGTCTGACTTTAACAGGCACACTATTATTTGCGCTTTATGGTATACAAGTTATTGGAGATAAAGGTGTATTTGAGTTCTCTTTATTAATCTGGTTTGTTTTTGCTGTTCTAAGTTTTATTGCCTTTATTTATGTAGAAAAACGAGCAGTCGATCCTATTTTACCGTTGAGTTTATTTAGTAACCGAACCTTTGTCATCCAAAATTTAGTAGCAGCCTTAGTTAGTGGTTTTTTAATTGGTGTAGATGTTTATATTCCAATGTGGATGCAAGGTTTGAAAGGTTTGAAAGCAGCATTGGGAGGATTTGCTATCACACCTATGTCTTTTACGTGGGTGTTAGGCTCATTCATTGCAGGACAGTTAATGTTTAAACAACCCGTTAAAACAATTCTGACAAGTAGTCTAGTTATTATTAGTATTAGTGCATTAATTATTACTCAGTTACCACTAGCTACACCTTTTTATGTTTTCTTATTGGTGACAGCATTAATTGGTTTGGGTATGAGTCTTGCCATCACGACGACAACCGTAACAATCCAAAATATTGTACCTAAAAATCAAATTGGCGTTGCTACATCCGTTAATACCTTATTTCGAATTTTAGGACAAACGATTATGATTTCAATTTATGGGATTATCTTGAATAAACGAATGGCAGAACAACTGATTATCCAACAATCAGCAGGTGTAGAAAGCAAGATGATGAATGAATTAATTAATCCATTAACAGCTATCAATCTAGACCCTGATTTATTACCTATCCTGAGAAATATTCTATATGTAGGTGTTCATGATGTTTTCTTCTATGGGTTTATTACTGTAGCACTAGCTCTGGTTATCAATCAATTTGATAAAAGAATAAATATCTACTAA
- the metK gene encoding methionine adenosyltransferase gives MTERKLFTSESVSEGHPDKMADQISDAILDDIIAKDPDARVACETTVTTGLVLVVGEISTSTYVDIQKVVRETIRGIGYTRAKFGFDADTCAVIVAIDEQSADIAQGVNDSVEYKEMNDDALDQIGAGDQGLMFGFAIDETPELMPLPISLSHRLVKRLAELRKDKTLNYLRPDAKSQVTVEYDENGKPLRVDTVVVSTQHHPDTTIETLKEDIIKLVIEAVIPTELLDADTKYFINPTGRFVIGGPQGDSGLTGRKIIVDTYGGYARHGGGAFSGKDPTKVDRSASYAARYIAKNIVAANLASKCEVQLAYAIGVAQPVSIAIDTFGTSKVPESQLIAAVRVNFDLRPAGIIKMLDLQRPIYKQTAAYGHFGRTDIDLPWEKTDKIDDLKKFLA, from the coding sequence ATGACAGAAAGAAAATTGTTTACATCTGAGTCTGTATCAGAAGGACATCCAGATAAGATGGCTGATCAAATTAGTGACGCTATTTTAGATGATATTATTGCTAAAGATCCAGATGCACGAGTTGCGTGTGAAACAACTGTTACGACAGGCTTAGTACTAGTTGTGGGAGAGATATCTACTTCTACTTATGTAGATATTCAAAAAGTAGTGCGTGAAACAATTAGAGGAATAGGGTATACCAGAGCTAAATTTGGTTTTGACGCAGATACTTGTGCAGTTATTGTTGCAATCGATGAACAATCAGCTGATATAGCTCAAGGAGTGAATGATTCTGTTGAGTACAAAGAAATGAATGATGATGCTCTTGATCAAATTGGTGCAGGAGACCAAGGGTTAATGTTTGGTTTTGCAATTGATGAGACACCTGAGTTAATGCCTTTACCTATTTCGTTAAGTCATCGTTTAGTTAAACGATTGGCAGAATTGAGAAAGGACAAGACGCTTAACTATTTAAGACCAGATGCTAAATCTCAAGTAACGGTTGAATATGATGAAAACGGTAAACCACTACGGGTGGATACGGTTGTTGTAAGTACACAACATCATCCAGATACAACGATTGAAACATTAAAAGAGGATATCATAAAATTAGTTATTGAAGCAGTTATACCAACTGAATTATTAGATGCAGATACTAAATACTTTATCAATCCTACAGGACGATTTGTTATTGGAGGACCTCAAGGGGATTCTGGATTAACCGGTCGTAAGATTATTGTTGATACGTATGGTGGGTATGCTCGTCATGGTGGTGGAGCTTTTTCTGGAAAAGATCCAACGAAAGTAGACCGCTCTGCTAGCTACGCTGCTCGTTATATTGCCAAAAATATTGTGGCAGCTAACTTGGCTAGTAAATGTGAAGTCCAATTAGCTTATGCTATTGGAGTAGCTCAACCAGTCTCTATTGCTATTGACACTTTTGGAACAAGTAAAGTACCTGAGAGCCAATTGATTGCAGCTGTAAGAGTTAATTTTGATTTACGTCCTGCTGGAATTATCAAGATGCTAGATCTCCAAAGACCGATTTACAAGCAAACAGCAGCATACGGTCACTTTGGAAGAACAGATATCGATTTACCTTGGGAGAAAACAGACAAGATAGATGATTTGAAAAAATTCTTAGCTTAA